The nucleotide sequence ACGGGCGCGGGAGCCGCGGCGGGATCGCCCCGCCGCTGCGGAGGCTCGGGAGACGGAGCCACGGACGGCTGCGGTTCCTGGGCGCCTTCCCGGGCCGCGCGCAGTGCCCGGCGGGCCTCGGCGGCGGGGCCGGTGTCCGTCTCCCGAGCGGTGTCGGGCGCAACGGGGGTGCCGTCGTCCTCGGTCCCGTCCATCACGCCTCCCTCCGGAGCCGGACCAGGTCGGACAGTTCGCGGTCCGTGAGTTCGGTGAGGGCGGACTCGCCGGAGCCGAGGATCGCGTCGGCCAGGGCGCGCTTCGCGTGGAGCATCTCGGCGATGCGGTCCTCGACCGTGCCCTCGGTGATGAGCCGGTGCACCTGGACGGGCTGGGTCTGGCCGATGCGGTAGGCACGGTCGGTCGCCTGTTCCTCCACCGCCGGGTTCCACCAGCGGTCGAAGTGCACGACATGGCCCGCGCGGGTGAGGTTGAGTCCGGTCCCGGCGGCCTTCAGGGAGAGGACGAGCACGGGTGTCGCGCCCTCCTGGAAGCGGTCGACCATCCGCTCCCGCTCGGGTACCGGCGTACCGCCGTGCAGCAGGTCGACGGGGACCGCGCGGGCGGCGAGGTGGGCGGTGATCAGGCGTGCCATGCCGACGTACTGGGTGAAGACGAGGGCCGAGCCGTCCTCGGCGAGAACCGTGTCCAGCAGCTCGTCGAGCAGGGTGAGTTTGCCGGAGCGGGCGGCCAGGGAGTCCCCGACGGACGCGGCCTCCTCCTTGAGGTAGAGGGCCGGGTGGTCGCAGATCTGCTTGAGCGCGCCCAGGAGCTTCAGCACCAGCCCGCGGCGGGCGATGCCGTCCGCCGTCTCGATGGCGAGCAGCGACTCCCGCACCACCGCCTCGTACAGGGCCGCCTGTTCACGGGTGAGGGGCACCGGACGGTCGGTCTCGGTCTTGGGCGGCAGCTCGGGCACGATGCCGGGGTCGGACTTCTTGCGGCGCAGGAGGAACGGGCGCACCAGCCTGGCCAGGCGCTCCACCGCCTGCTCGTCCTCGCCGTTCTCGACGGCGCGCGCGTGCCGGGCGCGGAAGGACTTCAGGGGGCCGAGGAGTCCGGGTGTCGTCCAGTCGAGCAGGGCCCAGAGTTCGGAGAGGTTGTTCTCGACCGGGGTGCCCGTCAGCGCCACGCGCGCGGGGGTCGGGATGGTGCGCAGGGCCTTGGCCGTGGCGGAGAAGGGGTTCTTCACGTGCTGGACCTCGTCCGCGACGACCATCCCCCAGGCCTGTCCGGCCAGGGACGGCGCCGCCGAGCGCATGGTGCCGTACGTGGTGAGGACGAAGCCGCCGCGCAGGTCCGCCAGGGTGCGGTCGGGGCCGTGGAAGCGGCGGACGGGGACGCCGGGCGCGAAGCGCTCGATCTCGCGCTGCCAGTTGCCGAGGAGGGAGGCCGGGCAGACCACCAGGGTCGGTTCGGGGCGGGCCCGCTTCAGGTGCAGCGCGATGACGGTGATCGTCTTGCCGAGGCCCATGTCGTCGGCGAGGCAGCCGCCGAGGCCGAGGGAGGTCATGAGGTCCAGCCAGGCCAGGCCGCGCAGCTGGTAGTCGCGCAGGGTCGCGTGCAGTCCCGCGGGGGGCTGCGCGGGGTGCACGCCGGTGGTGAGGCGGTCCCGCAAGGTGGCCAGGGCGCCGACGGGAACGGCCTCGACGCTCTCGCCGTCGACCTCCGCGGTGCCGCTCAGGGCGACGGCCAGGGCGTCGACGGGGTCCAGCAGACCCAGCTCCCGTTTGCGGGCCTTGCGGACGAGCGCCGGGTCGACGAGGACCCACTGGTCGCGGAGCCGGACCACCGGGCGGTGGGCCTCCGCCAGGGTGTCCATCTCGGCCTCGCTGAGCGGCTCGCCGCCGAGCGCCAGCTGCCAGCGGAACCGGAGCAGTTCCTCGCTCTCGAAGAAGCCCGTGCCGTCGGTCGCGGAACCGGGCGCGGGCCGCACCACCGCGGCCGCGCTGAGGTCCTGCGCCAGGTCCCTCGGCCAGTGCACGGCGACCCCGGCGGCCGCGAGCCGGGTGGCCGCGACGCCGAGCAGCTCGCCCAGTTCGTCCTCGGACAGGGCCAGGACGTCCGGCGTGTCCCGTTCGGCGAGCCGGGCGAGCGGCGGCCAGACGCGGGCCGCGCGCCGGACGGCGAGGGCGGCGTCCACGCGGGCGCGCGGCCCGAAGGACGCGTCCGCCTCACCCGCCCACAGGGCCGCCGCGTCGGTCATCAGGGTGGGGTCGGCGAGGCTGTGCACCTGGACGACGGCCGCGCCCGCGCGGCGCGTCCCCTCGCCGTCGTCGACCCGGTCGAACATGTCGTACGCGGAGAGGTCGAGGCGGAGCGAGACCCGGACGCCCGCGTCCATCCCCGCGGCGACCTCGGCGGCCCAGTCGTGCGCGCCGGGCAGCCGCTGGGGGCGGCGGTCCGCGAAGGGCCTACCGCAGGCGTGGGGCGCGGCCGGGGTGCGGGGCAGGGTGTCCGCCACGGCGTCCAGGAAGGCCCGCATCAGGGCCTCGGGCCGGGGCAGCCGCAGCGCTCCGGAGCCGGGGAGCGGCACGGCGTGTCCCTCGTACGGGAGTGCGGCGGCGACCGCGCGCAGGTGGGCGACGTCCTCCGGGTCCAGGGGGCCGGCCCGCCAGGCGTCGTGTCCGGCGGGTGTCAGGCCGGGCAGCAGGCGGCCCCGTGCGGTGAGCCGCAGGGCGTGCAGCGCGGCCGCGCCCCAGCAGGCGGTCGCGGGGTGGGCGGCGGGGTCGCGGCGGGCCCGCACGAGCAGCGGGAGCGCCCGGTCGAGCGGGAGGGAGAGGGCGGGCACCTGCGCCCGGCGGATGGACGACCCGTGGCGCCGGACGACGGTCAGTTCCGTGCGCTGCGCGTCGGCCGCGGCGGGCAGGGTGCCGTCCGCCGGGTCCCAGAAGGCGACCCGCCCCTCGCGCGGGAGCGGGGCGGGCAGGAACAGGGCCGCGAGTCGTACGGGAACGGCTGCGGGCCCGGCCTCGACCGCGCCCTCGGTCATGACGCCCATGCCTTGTGTCCACCTCCCGCCCGTCTGCCGGATCAGTCGTCTTCGACTCTACGGGCGGGGTCTGACAATCGGTCCCGCAGGCCTGCCCGGGCCGACAGTTCGCGCGGCCGCGGGCGGGCCGAGCAGCGGCGGGGTCCGGTCAGGGGACCGTGCGCGAGACGACGTAGACGAAGGGGTAGATCGCGTTGCCGGTGTTCACCACGATGTCCAGCGTCGGCATGGGCCGCTTCTGCTCGTGGACGATGCCGAAGTCGTCGCCGGGCCGCGAGCCGGCGCCCGTGAACTTCCAGCCGGTGATCTCCTGGTCGCGGGCGCTGATGGTGATGTCGCCCTTCTTCAGCTCGGCCCGGGTGACGCCGATCTCCGCGAGGAACTGGTCGAGGCCGACCTGGGTGGTCTGGAACTGCGCGTAGAGACGGCTGGTCTTCCAGTTGTTCGTCTCGTAGTAGGCGACCTGGTTCGACGGGTGCGGGATAGGCACCTGGTACAGGCGGCGCTGGACCTTGGACGGCCAGCCCTCGGTGAGACCGGTGGCCGAGTACTTGGCCTCCTTGTCCTTGCCGCTGTCGCGGCTCTGGTTGGCGGAGATCACCAGGTAGCCGGCCGGGACACCGATGAGCAGCACGATGATCAGCAGGGTGAGGGCCCTGCGCCGGACGACGTGCCGGCGGTCCTCGGGCGGGCGGGGCGGCTCGTCGGGGGACGCGGCCTGGCGGGGCAGCGGTGCGGTCATGCGGTGTCCCGGGTGGTGCGGGGCGGTGCGGTGGTCATGCGGTGTCCTGGGTCGTGCCGGGTGGTGCGGGGCTCACGCGGTGTCCTGGGTCGTGCCGGGTGGTGCGGGGCTCACGCGGTGTCCTGGGTGCGGCGGGCGGCCTCCGTGAACCGTTCGAAGCGCTCGAAGCGCTCCACGCGGCGGCGCTTGGCGCGGCGGAAGCGGCGGGCGACCAGCCGGGCCAGGTCGGCGGCGCCGACCATACCGGCCTCGGGGCCGAGCTGGGCCCGCACGATACGGGCCTCGGGACGGTAGCCGCGGCCGGTGAGCTGACGCTTGAAGGCGTCCCGCGCGGGGCTGATGAGGAGGTCGTCGGCGGCCGAGACACCGCCGCCGATCACGAAGCAGGACGGGTCGAGGGCGGCCGCCAGGTTGGCGATGCCGACCCCGAGCCACTGGCCGATGTCCTGGAGCAGCTCGATGCACATCGCGTCGCCCTCGCGGGCCAGCTCGGTGATCATGGGCCCGGTGATGTCGCCGATGTTGCCCTTGACGTGCTCGATGATGCCGTACGCGACCGGGGAGTCGGCGGCGGCCAGTTCGCGGGCCTCCCGCACGAGCGCGTTGCCCGAGCTGTACTGCTCCCAGCAGCCGCGGTTCCCGCACGGGCAGCGGTGGCCGCCGGGTACCGCCTGCATGTGGCCGAACTCGCCGGCGACGCCGTACTTGCCGCGCTTGACCTGGCCGTCCTCCAGGATCGCGCCGCCGATGCCGGTGCCGAGGGTGATCATGACGAGGTGGTCCTCGCCGCGTCCCGCGCCGAAGCGCCACTCGGCCCAGGCGGCGGTGTTGGCGTCGTTGTCCACCAGGACGGGGACCGACAGGCGGCCGGAGAGGCGGTCGCGCAGCGGCTCGTTGCGCCAGGACAGGTGCGGCGCGAACAGCACGCGGTTGCGGTCGGCGTCGACCCAGCCGGCCGCGCCGATGCCCACGGCGTGCACGTCGTGGCGGTCGGACAGGTCGAGGACCAGCTCGACGATGGTGTCCTCGACGACCTTGGGGCTCTTGGACTTGTCCGGCGTCTCGGTGCGCAGTTTCTCCAGGATGTTGCCGTCGGCGTCGACGACCCCCGCCATCACCTTGGTGCCGCCGATGTCGATGCCGACCGTGGGCACCCGGGGTGCGGTGAGGTGCGACCTGCGCTCCCTCGTGCCCACGGTGCGCAGTGCGGTGGCGCGGCGGGAGCCGATGGGGGCCGTGAAGTTGCCGTAGGTGCTCATCGTCGCCGATTCTGCCTCACCCTCCCGCCGGGTGCCGAGCCGGGCGAACAACGGGGGCGCCCTTCGCACACCCGTCGCGAGGCCCCTCCCGGGGGCGGAACGCCCGTCGTCGGCGTTGTCCGGACATGCGGTCACCTTGTCCGGACAATACGACCCGACCGGCTCCGGTCGGTCAGGGGCGGACGAGCAGCTGGAACTCGAAGGAGTAG is from Streptomyces asoensis and encodes:
- a CDS encoding ROK family glucokinase; protein product: MSTYGNFTAPIGSRRATALRTVGTRERRSHLTAPRVPTVGIDIGGTKVMAGVVDADGNILEKLRTETPDKSKSPKVVEDTIVELVLDLSDRHDVHAVGIGAAGWVDADRNRVLFAPHLSWRNEPLRDRLSGRLSVPVLVDNDANTAAWAEWRFGAGRGEDHLVMITLGTGIGGAILEDGQVKRGKYGVAGEFGHMQAVPGGHRCPCGNRGCWEQYSSGNALVREARELAAADSPVAYGIIEHVKGNIGDITGPMITELAREGDAMCIELLQDIGQWLGVGIANLAAALDPSCFVIGGGVSAADDLLISPARDAFKRQLTGRGYRPEARIVRAQLGPEAGMVGAADLARLVARRFRRAKRRRVERFERFERFTEAARRTQDTA
- a CDS encoding sugar kinase — translated: MTAPLPRQAASPDEPPRPPEDRRHVVRRRALTLLIIVLLIGVPAGYLVISANQSRDSGKDKEAKYSATGLTEGWPSKVQRRLYQVPIPHPSNQVAYYETNNWKTSRLYAQFQTTQVGLDQFLAEIGVTRAELKKGDITISARDQEITGWKFTGAGSRPGDDFGIVHEQKRPMPTLDIVVNTGNAIYPFVYVVSRTVP
- a CDS encoding DEAD/DEAH box helicase, encoding MGVMTEGAVEAGPAAVPVRLAALFLPAPLPREGRVAFWDPADGTLPAAADAQRTELTVVRRHGSSIRRAQVPALSLPLDRALPLLVRARRDPAAHPATACWGAAALHALRLTARGRLLPGLTPAGHDAWRAGPLDPEDVAHLRAVAAALPYEGHAVPLPGSGALRLPRPEALMRAFLDAVADTLPRTPAAPHACGRPFADRRPQRLPGAHDWAAEVAAGMDAGVRVSLRLDLSAYDMFDRVDDGEGTRRAGAAVVQVHSLADPTLMTDAAALWAGEADASFGPRARVDAALAVRRAARVWPPLARLAERDTPDVLALSEDELGELLGVAATRLAAAGVAVHWPRDLAQDLSAAAVVRPAPGSATDGTGFFESEELLRFRWQLALGGEPLSEAEMDTLAEAHRPVVRLRDQWVLVDPALVRKARKRELGLLDPVDALAVALSGTAEVDGESVEAVPVGALATLRDRLTTGVHPAQPPAGLHATLRDYQLRGLAWLDLMTSLGLGGCLADDMGLGKTITVIALHLKRARPEPTLVVCPASLLGNWQREIERFAPGVPVRRFHGPDRTLADLRGGFVLTTYGTMRSAAPSLAGQAWGMVVADEVQHVKNPFSATAKALRTIPTPARVALTGTPVENNLSELWALLDWTTPGLLGPLKSFRARHARAVENGEDEQAVERLARLVRPFLLRRKKSDPGIVPELPPKTETDRPVPLTREQAALYEAVVRESLLAIETADGIARRGLVLKLLGALKQICDHPALYLKEEAASVGDSLAARSGKLTLLDELLDTVLAEDGSALVFTQYVGMARLITAHLAARAVPVDLLHGGTPVPERERMVDRFQEGATPVLVLSLKAAGTGLNLTRAGHVVHFDRWWNPAVEEQATDRAYRIGQTQPVQVHRLITEGTVEDRIAEMLHAKRALADAILGSGESALTELTDRELSDLVRLRREA